The candidate division WOR-3 bacterium region TCTAAAAAAAGTAAAGGTGGTGCGTAATACCGGTAACGGAATAAAGGTTTATACAATAAACTTGGAAAATATTCTAAAAAAGGGAAGCGAAAAAGATAATTTCGAACTCAAAGCCGGTGACTGGATATACATTGGTAAGAAGTTTATGATCAACTGGGGAACGGTGCTTCAATTTGCCACCCTGACATTGACAGCAGTCAATCTTTATGTAACGGTGGAGCGGCTTAAATGATGGTAGCGACTCCAATTTGGTTGGCTTATTTTTGTTAACCAAGGGGTAGGCTGGGCTGATGAATAATTGGGAAAAGTCGGAATATTATCTTGAACCTGAGAAACCATTGAATTTCCAGGAACTCTGGTTTAAATTTTTGCGCCGGCGTCGACTCTTTTTTATCTTCGCTTTACCGGTGTTTTTGGGGATTTTGATTGTTCGCCTCACGCGGCCTTATACCCCAATTTATCTTTCAAGTTTCGATTTAGGTGTAGCAGAAAATCGCACTGTGGAAGGATTTTTTACCGGAGTTTCGGAAACTCCTACGGTTCAAATTGGCACCGTTACTCAACGTATAATTGCCGATCTTTTAAGTATCAAGGTTGCTGAAAAAGTTGTTGATACCCTGGGTTTGTATGCATTTATTAAAGATGGCAGAGAGGAACTTCCCCTGAAGGTTCGGTTGCAATACAATTTTGAAAAACCAGCGGGACCTTATCAACTTAAGATTTTTGAAAACGGTTTTGCCTTAAAACTTGATGGGGAAGTTATTCAAAAGGATTTTGGTGATTATGTGGACCTTGGTTTTTTAAAGTTAACCGTTCCGCCCGGGGTAGAAGTAGTTCCTAATCGGAGTTATTCCATTATTTTTTACCCAAGAAATCGAATGGCACTGGCATTGCGGAACTCGATTTCGGTTAAGGTTTTGGAAGCCGATAAGGTTGAACGTGCTGGCGACCGATCCGGTGTGCCCGTTTCCGGTGAAGGAGCAGCAAAAAAGATGGTTTCGGCTAAGACCATTTTTCCCGGGATGAATATCATCGGGATCCTCAGGATTGAACTTTACTGGGGTAATAAAGAACAGGCATTGCGCATCGCTCGGGCACTTTCAGAAATTCTGGTTAAGGAGAACATCCAGGAGAAGAGTCTCCAGTATATCCAGTCCCGCCAATTCATTGAATCGCAACTTGCTTTTTATCAACAACGCCTGAGTGAACTCGAGGAACAGATAAAGAATTTTAAGGAAATCAAAAAAATTGCCGATCTCAAGGCTTCAACCCAGTCCTTGATAAATCAGGTAGCAACCTTGGAATCACGAAAGAATCAACTGGAGATTGAAGAAAAGATTTTGAGTGATATTAATAAATATCTCAGCAGTGACACACTGGGAGATATGCCATTAAATATTGCTACCACGATGATTTCGGACCAGGGCATTCAACAACTTTACACCCAACTCGTCCAGGCGGATGCTGAACTGAAGGGAGTGCTGAAGGAATATTCAACCCAGCATCCTAAGTATTCAGAGATAAAGGCAAGGTATGATGGTTTTAAGGAACAATTAAAGGTGGAGATTGCCAAAAGGGTATCAACGATCAAGACTGATATCCAAGGTGTTTCCAGTCAGATAAGAAATCTTCAGTTGAAACTTGAGAATATCCCCGCGGATGAGATCAACCTCGCGCGACTTGAAAGAGATCGAGAAACAGCGGAAAAATTGTATACTTTCTTTTCTGAAAAATTGGAAGAAACACGGGTTCAGGAAGCTGGAGTTACCTCCGATATCAAGATCATCAATCCGCCGTTTGTTTCCAATGCTCCCGTAAACCCACGCCGGGTGCCGCTCACGATATTTTTGGCATTTTTCTTTGCAATTCTTTCGGGTAGTGCGGTTGTTTTAATTGCCGAATATATAGATAATACCATTAAGGATCCGGAGACGATAAAAGAGAAATACAACCTCGCTGTCTACGCAATCATTCCTGGGGTTACTGATTCCCGTGAGAAAAAGATAATCCCGGGATTTAATTTGGATTACATAAAATATTCAGTATCGAATTGGTTGGGGTTCAAGAATCAAAATCATAAAAGCAGCCAGTTGAGGGTTGTTACTGACCATGCCAGTGCGGAATTTGAGGCATTTCGGAAATTGACGGTGCACTTGGAATTTGCTCATCCCGAGAAGGAATACCGTGTGCTTTATATCACCTCCTGCGGTCCTGAAGAGGGCAAGACCTTTATCTCTTTAAATCTTGGATATGTCTTTGCCAACAAGGGTAAAAAGGTTTTGTTGTTGGATACTGATTTTCGTAAAAAAAGAGGCAACCTCACGCATCTTGTGAAGTTACGGAAAGAGAAGGGGATATTTGATGTCCTGAAAGATGAAGCAGATTTGCAAACAGCGATAGTGCCATTTGGAAATAGGGGATTGAGCGAGGATAGACAAAACCCAGAGAAGAGTATCACCGCAGAAGATATTCCTCTCTTCATTTTGCCGGTGGGGAGTGTGCCACCAAATCCTTTTATATTCTTAGAATCGGAAAAAATGCAGCAATTGTTGGGGAAATTAAGGAGGGAGTTTGACTATATTTTAGTTGATGGCTTACCGATGCTTTTATTTGCGGATGCTACATATTTGGCACGTTATTGTGATGGTGTACTTTTGACAGTGATGTATAATAAAACCAATTACAAGGATTTGGAGAACTGTCAGGAAATACTCAACGCGGCGCATGCGGAGATAGTGGGA contains the following coding sequences:
- a CDS encoding polysaccharide biosynthesis tyrosine autokinase, which translates into the protein MNNWEKSEYYLEPEKPLNFQELWFKFLRRRRLFFIFALPVFLGILIVRLTRPYTPIYLSSFDLGVAENRTVEGFFTGVSETPTVQIGTVTQRIIADLLSIKVAEKVVDTLGLYAFIKDGREELPLKVRLQYNFEKPAGPYQLKIFENGFALKLDGEVIQKDFGDYVDLGFLKLTVPPGVEVVPNRSYSIIFYPRNRMALALRNSISVKVLEADKVERAGDRSGVPVSGEGAAKKMVSAKTIFPGMNIIGILRIELYWGNKEQALRIARALSEILVKENIQEKSLQYIQSRQFIESQLAFYQQRLSELEEQIKNFKEIKKIADLKASTQSLINQVATLESRKNQLEIEEKILSDINKYLSSDTLGDMPLNIATTMISDQGIQQLYTQLVQADAELKGVLKEYSTQHPKYSEIKARYDGFKEQLKVEIAKRVSTIKTDIQGVSSQIRNLQLKLENIPADEINLARLERDRETAEKLYTFFSEKLEETRVQEAGVTSDIKIINPPFVSNAPVNPRRVPLTIFLAFFFAILSGSAVVLIAEYIDNTIKDPETIKEKYNLAVYAIIPGVTDSREKKIIPGFNLDYIKYSVSNWLGFKNQNHKSSQLRVVTDHASAEFEAFRKLTVHLEFAHPEKEYRVLYITSCGPEEGKTFISLNLGYVFANKGKKVLLLDTDFRKKRGNLTHLVKLRKEKGIFDVLKDEADLQTAIVPFGNRGLSEDRQNPEKSITAEDIPLFILPVGSVPPNPFIFLESEKMQQLLGKLRREFDYILVDGLPMLLFADATYLARYCDGVLLTVMYNKTNYKDLENCQEILNAAHAEIVGVVLNGAPLHSGGYYYHYYYKYYSRYYRDEK